The Oryza glaberrima chromosome 9, OglaRS2, whole genome shotgun sequence genome includes a window with the following:
- the LOC127784409 gene encoding phosphatidylinositol 4-kinase gamma 5-like, with the protein MSRDLDCPVQTQMAVAVLDRSFSSEYPASSRTEGRSCSWKRVFVQTENGYVLGIELERGENAHTVKKKLQVALKVPTEESSLTFGDLVLNNDLSSIRNDSPLLLRKNQMHRSSSTPCLSPTAHDVQEQDHSEPIEILGCLSPSSRMKQLAKDVVEAIRNGVDPVPVNSGMGGAYYFKNIYGERVAIVKPTDEEPFAPNNPKGFVGKTLGLPGLKRSVPVGETGLREVAAYLLDHDNFANVPPTMLVKITHSVFNVNDTVGCKSKVFHNKLQAVSKLASLQQFIAHDYDASDHGTSSFPVSAVHRIGILDIRIFNTDRHAGNLLVRKLGPGPDNFGVQTELIPIDHGLCLPESLEDPYFEWIHWPQASIPFTEEELEYIANLDPVKDAEMLRLELPFIRGACLRVLVLSTIFLKEAAAFGLCLSEIGEMMSRQFTGKEEEPSELELLCMEARKWVKKRELFLPEAGVEDDNDGFTQFSIDSEDGSDASELPSFSKFGLMNASHRNPLSKLDECDEEDGEEEEDDDGDEEDDDEDMFKDDAGNLKNPFSKHIPSVSKLSASFKGLGFIGKARAYHKGVPKNKVTAKTNYSGKGSEHQSGSRSANELLPPSASFVKLSDMGSDEWSAFLDKFQELLPSAFRARKHAAADGPRPLQRLGTSFQF; encoded by the coding sequence ATGTCCAGGGACTTGGATTGTCCTGTTCAGACACAGATGGCCGTTGCAGTACTGGATCGGAGCTTCAGCAGTGAATATCCTGCAAGCAGCAGAACTGAGGGGAGATCATGTAGTTGGAAAAGAGTCTTTGTCCAAACTGAAAATGGTTATGTCCTGGGCATTGAACTGGAGAGGGGAGAAAATGCACACACTGTGAAAAAGAAGCTCCAGGTAGCCCTCAAGGTACCCACAGAGGAGAGCTCACTGACCTTTGGTGATCTGGTTCTGAATAATGATCTCAGCAGTATTCGCAATGACTCACCACTGCTCCTCAGAAAGAATCAAATGCACCGGAGCAGCTCAACTCCTTGCCTCTCTCCTACTGCTCATGATGTGCAGGAGCAAGATCACAGCGAACCCATTGAAATCCTTGGATGTTTGAGCCCCTCTTCTCGGATGAAGCAGCTTGCTAAGGATGTTGTGGAAGCCATAAGGAATGGTGTTGACCCGGTACCTGTTAATAGTGGCATGGGTGGCGCATACTACTTCAAGAACATTTATGGGGAACGTGTTGCAATTGTCAAGCCAACAGATGAAGAACCATTCGCTCCAAATAATCCTAAAGGTTTTGTGGGGAAGACCCTTGGACTGCCAGGCCTCAAAAGATCAGTACCGGTCGGTGAGACTGGGCTCCGAGAGGTTGCTGCTTACCTTCTTGACCATGATAACTTTGCAAATGTCCCACCCACAATGCTGGTCAAGATCACGCACTCTGTGTTCAATGTGAATGATACTGTCGGCTGCAAAAGTAAAGTCTTCCACAACAAATTGCAGGCTGTGAGCAAGCTTGCATCATTGCAGCAATTTATTGCTCATGATTATGATGCTAGTGACCATGGGACATCAAGCTTCCCTGTATCTGCAGTGCACAGGATTGGCATACTTGACATCAGAATATTCAACACGGACAGGCACGCAGGAAATCTTCTGGTTAGGAAGCTTGGACCTGGGCCTGACAATTTTGGAGTGCAGACTGAACTCATTCCTATTGACCATGGTCTCTGTCTTCCAGAAAGTCTAGAAGACCCTTACTTTGAATGGATTCACTGGCCACAGGCATCCATTCCTTTCACTGAGGAGGAACTCGAATACATTGCAAATCTGGATCCTGTAAAAGATGCTGAAATGCTTCGCTTGGAGCTGCCCTTTATCCGTGGAGCATGTCTGAGGGTGCTGGTGCTATCAACAATATTTCTCAAAGAAGCTGCAGCATTTGGCCTCTGCTTATCAGAGATAGGAGAGATGATGAGTAGGCAATTCACTGGGAAAGAAGAGGAGCCAAGTGAGCTTGAGCTTCTTTGCATGGAGGCAAGGAAGTGGGTCAAGAAAAGAGAGCTATTTCTTCCAGAAGCCGGAGTTGAAGATGACAATGATGGCTTCACCCAGTTCTCTAtcgacagcgaagatggttcAGATGCATCTGAATTACCATCTTTCAGCAAGTTCGGGCTCATGAATGCTAGTCACAGAAATCCACTGTCAAAGTTAGATGAGTGTGATGAGGAAGATGgtgaagaggaagaggatgatgatggcgatgaagaggatgatgatgaagatatgTTCAAAGATGATGCTGGCAACTTGAAAAATCCGTTTTCGAAGCATATTCCTTCAGTCTCAAAGTTATCAGCATCATTTAAGGGGCTCGGTTTCATTGGGAAAGCTAGAGCCTACCACAAAGGTGTTCCCAAGAACAAGGTGACTGCTAAAACTAACTATAGTGGCAAAGGTAGTGAGCATCAGTCTGGTAGCAGGAGTGCCAATGAGCTTCTCCCTCCCAGCGCCAGTTTTGTGAAGCTGTCCGACATGGGCTCTGATGAGTGGAGCGCATTCCTCGACAAGTTCCAGGAGCTGCTCCCGAGCGCCTTCCGAGCCCGGAAGCACGCCGCTGCTGATGGCCCTCGTCCGTTGCAGAGGCTGGGCACTTCTTTCCAGTTTTGA